A stretch of DNA from Peromyscus maniculatus bairdii isolate BWxNUB_F1_BW_parent chromosome 7, HU_Pman_BW_mat_3.1, whole genome shotgun sequence:
AGCATTCCATCATCAAAGCGCATTACCATTTTGTAATCCTGGAAGTGTTTAATAAGCCTTCCTTCTTGGCAGGACTTATTGTAAAGAAATGTGCTGGGTAggagtggtgcacgcctttaatgccagcacttggaggcagaggcaggctgatctacaagtttgaggctagcctggtctacaagtaaACCAGGAcattctaggacagtcagagctacatagtaagaccctgtttcaaaagaccattaaaaaaagaaaaagaagtgttctACATGCCATCCCTTTAGAATAAAGGTTGAATTCACGATTCTGTGGGCAACCATCTTCTCTGGGGTTGACTCTGTTGACTAAATTTCCCCTTTGGCAACCAGGGAGGAATCCTTCCAATATATACTCACAGAGAAAAAGCACCAGGCTACATAACTCTGAAGGAGCAGACATCCTTAATTTAAGCCTAAACTTCCGCAATTTATCGGACAGTTGGATGTCCAGCCTGTGGTGTCCGTCTTTCCCTCCGTGTCTGGCACAGTCACCTGGATAACTACAGTGGGCACTTAAAGCCAGGCAGCTGTCAAGTGGGGTGGGGCTGTCCGGACAGGGCAGCCTTGTTTATGTAGCTGTTTGCTCTCAAGAGGAGGGGCTGTGGGCAGGGCTCCAACACAGAAGCACAGCCAGAAGCCAGGCGAAGGTGCTTGTCTCTGTACCGCCACTTCTGAGCTCTGTGACCTCAGCTAAGTCATGGATCCTTCGAGAGCTTTGCTCTCCTCAGCTGTGAGAACTACAGACCATCTCTCTTTAGCTACTTTCACAGAAACGATATGAGGAGTGTGAGAGCGCACTTGTGCAAGTGCCTGGTCCGTTGCTGTGAAAATGGACAGGCAAGCCGAGAGGGCAGGACCTGCAAGCACCGTCCTTGGTTAAGTTGCTGGGCAGTATCTTTACCTGTCTGTCAGCCCATGCAGTCATGTACCCAAATCTGCTCACAGGTAATGTGGACATAAGACGTGGTACAACTAGGAAGGCTGGAGTCTTCTACAATCAACTAGGCTGTTGTAACGGGGTAAAAATGGCTAACTGAGTAAGTGAGAGGATGATGGGGATCGGATGGATACTTTAGGGCCAAAGGACCCTTTACAGGTCACTGTCTCATTCCATTTACCACCAAGGGCAGGGAGAAAAGCCAGGAAGGCTCTAAGTTTCTGGACTCCCAGCCAGggaagacgtgtgtgtgtgtgtgtgtgtgtgtgtgtgtgtgtgtgtgtgtgtgtgtgtgtgtgtgtgtgtgtgtgtgtgtgtgtgtgagagagagagagagagagagagagagagagagagagagagagagagagagagagagagagagagagagagaaagttttgAAGTGTGTTTTGTCCAGTGTTGAAACCAGGCCGATGAGACTGCTCTTTCCCCCACAAATCACTCTGAAGGTAAGTTCTGTAAAAAATTTCCAGAAGCAACAAAATGATAAAGATCCCTGCCTGGGCAATGACTCCAACTTACTACCTGTTCTCCAGTTTTTACCTTTGATGTCTAGGCACAGAGAGACCGAGCGGCTCGGGTGGCTTCCGAGGAGGCAGTAGAGGCAGCCCAGCTTAGGGGTACAAACGCAGCAAAGGTCAGCCCTGGCACGGGGGTTCTGCAACTGCCCACTGGGGCCAGTGTCATCAAATGACACCCCATACTGTCtaaaggaggagggatgggaaaaaGCCACGGGGACTGTGAATTTTCTTTAAAGCAACAGAGAGCTTAACTTACTGTTGATGTGAGTGTCAGTGTGTAATCAGAGCAGAGAAATGCTGGTTCTCACAGATGTGAGAAACAGGCTTGTTTCGAGGCTAGAGAACCCCACAGACGAAGGAGAGCCCACTGGGTCCCCACGTCCTGAGCTGCTGCTGGCACACTTGGGACCCTAGGAGCTGCTACTTTTTGGGTTTCTTCAGTTTCTGGCTCATCATCTTGTCATCTTCCAGCAGAGAACACTCCCTCTTCTCCAGTCCTAGTACCCCTCCCTGCCTTAGGTATAATGGCTCCTGGGGTACAGGTAGAGGCCTGTGATGAGTCCTTGCTGAGTACCCTAGTGCTGGAGTTCTGGGGCAGGGCAGAGGGATGGCTCCACAGGCTGGGTGGGACTAGGGGTATGGGGCGGGGGCCCTGTAACAATGCAGACTCAACTAAACacatttggagggagcgtggcaGGCAAAGGCTTAAGTCCTACCTCCCCAACATCAGGCCAGGATTTAAACACTTCTCATCTTGATGTCTTGAGATAGAGGGACTTTGGCCTTCTTTTTCCCAGGATGCAAAGCGAAAGGAAGGGCTTTGCTCAGACCAGCTTACATCAGTCCCAAAGGCTTTTCCTGGGGCCTCACTATCTCCCATTGGGTAGATTCTGGAGGGTGGTGGGCACAAAACTGCCCTGTCTTTGTTCCCAAGGTGGTGGGAAGGCAGTTTATACGGGCCAAGTCAGGGCAGGGTGAGGGTTGGTGCTGGCCAGACAGCTCCCTGGGAATAGATGAGGGGGACCCCACAACCCATGGTCTTCCTGTTGTATTAACACCTCTGTTTGCCTTACAGGGACCACCAGCATGTCAGCTGCATGTAAATACTAGAGATACACTTGCACAACTGGAGACTGCAGAACTAATGCATTTCCCCCAAAGCAGAGAGTGACACCCTGGGGAACCAAAGCCcagaaccaaaaataaaaaagtaccaCACAGATTGTACTTTTTGCTGAATGCAAATTTTACCTCCTGTTTGAATCACCAGCCTCTGTGGAGAGGCTGGTTTACAACGTAACAAAGCTAAGGGTTACTTACTATACAGTAGTGTGCACACTGCTGATGTGAACTGACAGGTGAGCACGCCAGTATTTCAAAGATGCCTCTCAGCAAGAGTGGGCCTAAGCCTTCTTAGTGTTACTTTAGGACTTGTTAGGAGAAACGGCTTGGAAGCTTCCACGGTCACTAGTTAGGGGACAGCAACAGAAGCAATCAGATGAGCTGACCACCAGGGCTCATCTGCTCTTACCAGCTCCATCTCGGGAAGTAAGGGTAGCTGTGGAGTTAGGGGTTTCTACTTGGAAGGAGTGAGAGGAGCGAACCGGAGCTGACGACAGGATCCAGCAGGATGGTTGGTGTTCTTCCCCAGGCGACTGTCCTCCCCTCCGCTCGGAGTGTCAGTGCCGACCAGGCTGGCTGTTGACGGGGGCTCCCGGCTTCTCTCCGCAGCCTTGAACCTTCTGACAGCCTCTCCGCAGCCCTCAACTGTCGCCTACCTGTCCTGCCATAGCTGCTAGGTCTCCTGGGCTGAGCAGCTCACAGCCCTGTTGGGGGGCAGGGGTTTATGCCAATCTGTAGCGGTGCTGTTCCTGCAGTCCTGAAATGAGCGGCCCCCATTTTCAATCTGGAAGGCATTTTCATTTCGTCAATATTACAGCGCTTCTGCAGTATATTTTGGGAAAACATCCTCCTCCAGTCTAAACAAATCAAGCCCCGTTTTATAGCTGGCTTATGTTGTAAAGCTTTAAAACATATTAGAGATCTTAATGAAATGATCTCTCAAATGAAATGATGTTCTTTATCTCACAAAATCATCGATCTTACGCACGAGGAGgaacagaatcaataaagaaacacAATTTATCCTTACTGGATTTTCAGTTAAATCACAAAAATGACAGTCCCTCCTGCTATCCATTCGTGCTGACACCCACAGCCCAACTCCAAGCAGAGCGAGTGGTTTGCAGAGCAGCCTGGCACCAGTGGGGGCCCAACAGCTACAGTCTCTGGCCAGCCTCAAAGACATCGCATCACCGCCACGGGCAGGGCTGGGCTGGTGGCCAGGTGGCTCTCCGTAGACTTCCCATGCCTAGTCTTCCCTTGCCTGCCTGGACACTTACTACCGAGAGGAAAGGCAACTTATAGGTGTTTCTAGATGCAGCATCAGTGCAGTAGCTCTCTCTTCTTGTGCTTTAAGGAAGACGCTTTGTGCTTAGTGAATTCATCTGCTGATAGGACAAGCCACTCTAAAGAatagaaattataattttataaataatactgAGTTTGTAACACCTAGATGTCACTGTGCAAATGACAGATTACTAGTAATTACTTCTCGCTATCTAGTTGACTAGCTATAGCATCTACTTTTCAGTTCCTTTGATGATTGAATTCAAGGGTTAAGCTTTTCTAGTATATGGCTAACACATCTGTGGTTCTTTGAATATTGCTATAATACTTGAACAGTTCACACAAATCAAAACCTTGAGGTGAAGAATTCTGATTCCCACCTGGTGGAAACATACTGAAGTGACTTTGGATTCAGCAAGGCCATAAACGGAAAACTAGAGAAAAGGGAGCTGGACGTGGTGGGGAAGGCACAGCACTACCACTCACTTCACAGGGAAAGTCCAGGAAAGTCCAGTTTTGTGTACCCTTAGAAACATCTAAACCCTACACGAAATTACCAACTCTGCAAAGCTCCACAGCGCCTAACAAGAGTGGAGAGCCAGAGGGATTACTACAGTGTAGCAGACAGCAGGTCTCTGGAGACTGCAGCCTGTGCAGAAGAGCCTGGCTTCCCGGCTCAGGGCCCAACTTCCTGGTGCTTTCTggtttctgcttccacctccactGGGACCTATAGAGACGCTCCTGTTCTCTCTATAGGTGAGAGCTCTGGAGCCCTGAGTATTTTAACACTCGGCTCCCAGGGGTACTTTTGAAAAGGCGTTATCACGTGCTCCCAGAAAGATGACTGCAAGGTTTCAGGGGTCAGTGTCAGCTGTTACTTGGTgtctctgaaacacacacacctcaggCCCCACTGTGTGACAGTCTTGAGGACACCCTGCACCAAGAACTTAGGACTCTGTGACAACGCAcagctttcctctcctccctgtgcATCGGGTTTCATGACGTATTCTCGACATGCACTGAAGCACCTTGCTGTTGCTTGGCTTTAGTGAAATatactgccttttctttttccctgtgtgtatatatgcaatatacaCATTGCTCCTGCTTTTACCAAGGCTTTCCTCGGACACGAGCGGGTGCAAACCTGGGTCTGTGTTGTCATTCTATACAAACAGTTGTTGGTCCCCCGTGAGAGCTTGTTCCACTTCATCTACAGGCATGCGCTTCAGCTCCCAACTATGTTCTAGCCCTTGCCACAGTTTTGTTGTGGGACAGAGCCGAGAGGAACATCTACCCTAGTCAAATCCTGATTCCAGTTGGGAAACTTGATTTTTCCCCAttagggaaaagggaaaaaaaatcagctttaaaTTTAAAGGGctggaataaaaatataaacagagtCTGCCTTCACTAGAGCCACCTTACTTCCTGTGCTGAGATTAATTCACCAGGACATACCCATTGTGTTGTGGATCCACAGCTTCTAGCATTTCACAATCAAAGAGTCCAGGGAGCTCAGAGAGGGCCAGCGGGTCGTAGCTGGATGGGGTCTCCGGAAGTCCTGAGCTCCTGGACTGACAGTCCGTGCCCGTGAGGTTGCCCTGCTGGGCTCCATCCACCGGATAGTGACAGGGAGCAGGATAGTCTGGTGCAGAAGAGGTGGTGCTTGGTAGCTCACAAGTCTGATAGGAGAACTGTAAGGGGGCTGGAGCAGCTCCTGGCTgctgaggtggaggaggagggggtggtgggggtggctgCTGCAATTGTGAGGGTAAGGGATGGGGAGCCCGGGGGCTGGGTGCGGAGGGCAGGGGCTGCAACTGCATCTCCCGGTACTGGCTGAGGAAAGGGCTAAATTGCATCTGCTCAGAAGAGGGCTCGAGGACTGGGCTCAGGGGCTGGCTCAGGCTGAATGGTGGGGGCTGCTGGGATGGCGGTGGAGTCTCCTGGTGGGGAAGAGCCAGCTGCTGACTTGGTCGAGGGTAGGAGCTCTCTGCTATCTGCATCTGATTAAAATATGCTTGCAGCTGAGACTGCTTCTGGAGGAAGAGTCGCTTCTGTTGGAGCCTAAATTGGTAACACCAAAAGAGCATTTTACATCTCAAGTGAATGTAAATTCAATGTAAATTCAATACCAGGCAGGCATTaacttcactttctctttttttctgttttatttctgagaatCTTCTAtacagtccagactggcctcaaacttgtgatcttcccgacctagtctcctgagtgctaggaatgccaggcatgcaccagcacacctgacaccctcatctgccatctctctctttcccatgcAAGGGGGAAAATCAGTAATTCACCACTGTGGGGTTTGCCCCTATTTGACTGGCCTCTGAGGTAAATAAGTACTAATGCATTTTCTCTCAAGTTTCTCCCTCTAGAGAAACTAATTACTCATGAAGATTGCTCAGAGAAAGATAACGTCTTGGCCTCTGTGAGTGTCCAGGTAGGGTGACGATTAGGTCAATTTTACCTTGGCCAAGCAGCTTCTACTGGTTGGAGCAGCAGGCATGACCACTACCAAGGGGAAAGCCTCATCAGTGTGACCGACTGCTTCAGGCTACTGCTTCTGAAATCTTAGAGCCGATCATAGCCCAGAGAAATGCAAAGACATGGCAAAGTGCATGGGGGGGTGGCAGTCGCCTGACAGACTTATACCCTAGGATTCTCAACCGCCTCAATGACACCATGCCTGACTAGAAAAGGACCTGGTACCAGTGCATGGTCCTAGGAGACGCAGCTAGAATGGAAAGGAAAATACACCAGCCTTCTCCAGGCTGCCATGGAAACAACTGACTTTACTAGCCCAAGACTTCCTTACCTATGTTCCTGCAGCTGCTGTTCCAGGCTCCGAGGTGGTTCTTTACAATATATTGGACAAGTATTTTGGGCCTTTGGCAGAAGATTGGgcttctggaagatcagaaaagcaacaAGAGTCTAACCATATGCTATCAGTTGGATGCCTGTCTGGCCAGTATATCCAGAGTGAAGGCACTGACCCTCGTTCACTAAGACCTGGAAGAGCATCAGGTGCCAGGCCTCAGCATCTGGTTCTGGCCTACTTGTTCACTAAGACCCTGGAAGAACATCATCAGGTCAGCAGGCCTCAGCATCTGGTTCTGGCCTACTTGTTCTCCACTTGTGAAATTCCTCCAGGACGGGGAGGTCCATGGAAAACAATGAGAAACCAGACTTAGTTCTTGACAGGAAGCCCCAGTGCCTGCTGGGTGATTCGTTCTGAATGGGATCCATGTCATATCATTTCTTAGGCTCTTCATGCACCAGTGTAGATGGCCCTGTTACCATTTTGTAGATTAATGATCCCGTCTTATTATTCACAAATATAaagttagaaacaagccaggctTCTCTTTTTTAGTACTCAGTGGCATATCCTTTCCTACTATCAATACAGGGTATAAAACTAAGTCTGAACATGTTTCTAGAAACTACTAATATAGGGTTAAATCTGCCTGCCTATAAGGAATAAAGCAGCACCCTTAAATAATGCGAAGAGGTTTCTGTGACAAAGCAGCTGAACTAGGAGTGCTAAGGAGCCCACCTGGAGTCGATGCTGTAGGTACTGGCTTTCCAAGCTCTGCTGTGGAGAAAGTTGAGGATGCATGCTGGCAGAGAGTGTGGAGACACCTTCCTGCTGCTGAGAGACTTCCTCCTAAGGATCAAGGCAGTGGACATTACAATTTCTATGTGAGAAAGTTTCAATTCATTGTTTAAGCACCTTTGAAATGACTGAGTGAAATCTGGCTCCACATGACCTAATACCCAAAAAAGGTTTTACCTAACTAGTAGGTTGAAGGCCACTTATACAAAGTTAGTAACTCAACTATTACCTAGTCAGTATTAGAATTAGAACAAAAGCACCTGTGTGGCATCACAAGAAGGCGCTTACCTACATGTGGGCTCTGAACACTGGCTCAAGAATAGAATAGTGATGTTTGTTGTCTTTTTAATGTGACGATTCTTCATATGCAGTAGTGATTTCACATCAAGAGTAATGGCAAGGAGCTTCTCATTTGGTTGatgctcatcatcatcatcgtgtgtgtgtgtgtgtgtgtgtgtgtgtgtgtgtgtggcggtgtgtgtgtgtgtgtgtgtgtgtgtgtgtgtgtgtgtgtgtggcggtgtgtgtgtgtgtgtgtgtgtgtgtgtggcggtgtgtgtgtgtggcggtgtgtgtgtgtgtgtgtgtgtgtgtgtgtgtgtgtgtgtgagtgtgtgtgtgtgtgtcaggggagaCTGAGTCATCCATCTATAATCTGCCTGTTTTGGGAACCCAAACTAGACTGCGCCTGTAGGCCTCTGTCTGGTGCTGAGTACCTAGGAGCAGCATGGTTGGGTTTAAGCTGTTAGTAACAGCAGCAAGAAAACCTCTGAGACCTGGGGCTTTCCCATAAAGCCAATTTAGTTAGGACTAGAAGAAAGCTCTCTAACTGAGAACCATACATCTACAGGATGAACGTGGTGTTGGGAAGAGCCTGTATACTCACCTGAGGGCAGCTGCTAGAGAGGTCTTGGAGCTGAGGAGCAGCTGATGTTAAGTTAGGGTCCGCCTCTGATCCTATTTGTTCATAGAGCAACTGTACTTTGTTCAACTCCAGAATTCCTTTGGTTCTAGCAAGATTCTGAAGATGTTGTCTAAACGCTACAATTCCTGCAAAGTACAAACATCAAACAGTTTAAGAAGCAAAATAGGCCTTCTGGTTATCATACATTCACACTAGCAAGGCAACATCCTTCTCCCATACCTCTGATTGAAGTTTTCAAAGCCAGAAAAGAAAGCACTCACCTTGGGTAAGGGAAGTGTCTGATGCTCTGCGGCCTTCTCGGAAGCTCACAGGGGACCGATTGTGGACCTCACGTTTCTGCGAGCTCAGAGCCTGCATGGCTGGGTTGGCAGGTCTGAGGCTTATGAAAGGAGATGTCATGCGGGGTGAAGGCTGATTAGCTAACATGATGTCCTTCAGGGAAGGGCTGTCTTCCAGGAAGTTCATGTCCCTCTGAGCAGACCCCATATCGTACTCAGAGTCCACACTGTCAAGGGAGGGGTTGTCACTCACAGAGAAAATTTTCCctgtagaaaaaaataacagataTTACCCAAACCAATAGCTTCTTTAAACACGCTAACAAAAAGCAAGACAAAATGGCAGACTCTAATCCTGACAGCCGCATCTTTCAGGATGGGCAAGAGGACTGGAGTACTCACAAGtctggaaaacagaaaactcacCTAAAAGATAAGTTCTTTTCAGGGCTGGGAATCCTAAGTGTAATTCAGGGGCAGAGGAGCTGCCTAATGtgctctccagcaccacaaacaacCCCCATCTTTCCACAATGCTTTTACTGGTTGGTTTAAGCATCTTCAAAATTGGTAAGGAAAACATTATGGAAACTATAGCCATAAGATCTTGGCCTTGAAGAGAGCCATAATCCCTTATGAAGCACACCGTATCCAAGGCATCCTGGAGTGGAGGGAATCAACTCAGAGACATTACTTTTTAATCTCTGTCAGCTGTTGTGTAGACCTAATCCACAGAGTCCATGGATCTGCTCCATAAAGGAAGGGCAGCTGCATGAAATTCCAGAACTTGGTGAGAATGGTCGCTATTTCTTGATGCCTGAAGTATGAAAGGATGCTGTAAGGGTTTAACTTGGTGCTTCTCTGATACCATACCTGCCCCAGGCATCACAACCAATTGGTTAGTCACTTCTGACAGAGTGTGCCGTCGCTGCCCACTCCGTGTGGCCTGGAAAGCTTCAAAGGCCTGACTGGGATCTTCCTCGgcctctccttctgtctccaaTCCTTCATCAATGGAGGTCTCCATCATATTGCTGGGCAGTGACTGGCATCCCTTCCTCACCAGGACAGGGGGCACAGGGTCAAGCAGGCAGCCATTCACCTGTCAGTGTGAGAGGAAGCTCAGTTGCTGCTCTGCTGAGGGACACCCACAGCAGAAAACCAGGCCAGGCTTAATTCAGGCAAGTGAGAGAAAAAGTAAACTATTCCAGTGTATGCACTCACTCCCAATGGCAGCACAGACGTCAGAAATGGCGGCGAGTCAACTAGAGCGCCCAGAGACAGAAGCCCCCGAGGACCCAAATTGGCACCGCCACCCAGGTCACTTTGAGTCATTGTTACAATAACCACCTTTTCAGTGGTTTCCAGATGAACAGGATGTGCTGGCTTGAGGCTTAccagtcattattattttttaaataaggaaaacagaagaaaaagatgaaCAACTTTTCACTTCTAGAGCAAATGTCTCATAGCTGAGAGAGAACAGTCACTGACACTCTAATTATCAACCACAAAACATACTGGTTCTGGGTATCCTTTTGTATTCACAACTTAAGTACTCAActatttggtattttgtttttaaactggtTCTAATGTGCCTGAGGAGTGGAAAGTAAGAATTAGTTGTAGGCAGACAGATACCACAAAAAGGATTGAAAAAATTCAAATGGCAAACAGCCAAAACCTTCCATTATAGAATAACAAATGACTCACAGCTCAAAATTCCAGCAGAGGTTAATCAGCCCCAGTGCACGGCACGGCATCCTCACCCACTAGCAGTTCACACAACGTCGACGGTGCCTGTCTCCCAGGGAGAGCTCGGCACAGACCCTGAATGCGCACACTGCCTCCCCACACAGTTGCCAAGCAAACCACCTAATGGACAGCGAAACAGCACACAAAGGGGAGTTGTGGTTTCAAGTTCTGGCTGGTAAAAGCCCCAAAGAACAGGCAATTATTTACCTCATTACTTTAACTATTCCCCTGTGGAAATCAATCCGCTTTCTCCTAGGAATAGCTGCTCAGGAGCAGCCAGCAAAGGAAGTCAGCTCTCTGTGGTACTTTCAATTGGAACACACTGGGTAGAACTATTGTTTCCACTGAAGCAGGGGCAGCTCATATCTGTGAGAAGTGACGAGGAACTGCTCTGGGAAGTCAACAAAGGCATTGCAAGGCCCTTTTtttggagagggagagggtgacTCAGAGCTCTGTCTGTTTGGAGGAGCTGATTCCACAAGCATCTGGGGCTAGAGCCTTCATGTTGGTAAGGTAGCTGATACGTGGCCGATGCTTTCTCCCAGACCACACAATTCTCCCATGGCACAGAAACCGGGAAATCTGCAATCTGGCCAGCAGCTGTCATTCTCTTCCTGGCCCAGGCCAGATACACGTCTCCTTTGTATTTAATAGTTTTCTTACAGGAAAGAATGGCCAACAACTCTTATTCTAGGCTCCTTAGCTGTCCACTGTCAGCTTGCTAAGGCTCCCAAGACCTTTTAAAGCAATCACTCCTGAGCACACTTATATGTGCAGTCTTTGTCAaatgcccctcccaccccctgtgGTGTAGGCAGTATGAGCAAGCTCTTTTTTCCCTCAGCACAGAAGTCACCTTGTCCTACGTTAGCCAAACCAGCCAGCTCCCTGTGAATTTATAATCTTGTAAACTTATTGTCTCATCTAAACCACAAGAGGAATTATGTCTGAATAAAGTCTCTTCCAGGTATACAGCAATGGTTGGATTTTTCACTGATCTGACTTTTCATCTGGGGACAGTTAGAAAAACAacacttgggggctggagaatctGTAAAAAAGCCCATGGGGGTGGCTCAGGGTCAACACGGGTGAGCACCTTTGGCCACAAGGAGGTTTCCTGAAGCAGCTGACCATCATGCTTagctagggtttttattgctgtggtaaaacaccaaaagtaactgggggaggaaaggattatttggcttacatatcccagggcacagtccactgaggggagccaaggcaggaacctaaaggcaggaagtgaagcagaagccacagtgGAATGTTTTGCTTGCtcccatggcctgctcagcctgctttcttataacatccagctacctgcccaggggtaggACGGCctccagtgagctgggccctcctccatcaatcattaataaaaaatgttccacaggtcaatctggtgtgggcatttctcaattgaggtttcctcttacCAAATGACTtgaccttgtgtcaagttgacaaaaaactaaccaggacagcaCCCATCCAGTTTACCCAGTGACTTGACAGTAAGAGAAACCAGGTAAGTTCTCCCTCTTAGTGTATTTCACTGTCatcctgggaggaagaaggactgAGAATTCACTTCTAAGCCCCTTAACCATCTACTAGACATATAAGAATATATGACTAAAATGTTGGGCTAATCTACATAAATTATATAAGCTTCGAGAAGTAAGGATTTATGCTCTAGAAATACTTTAGACAGAGTAAATGCCAGGCTATCAAGATGTGGGCAAAATGTAACCCTTGTTTTTCAGAGACCTCGTATGTAGTAGATGACACACGTCCAGCAgtcagtgccctcagaggccccAGCACTGACTCAAAGTCCCTGAGCCAGCCTCTCTAAATTCCTCTGTTGGCCTTAATTCCCAAAGTGACTCTACTTGAAGATGGGGCCTGTAAGTGAGGGAAGCCCTGACCCAATAGGATTAGTATCTTTCCAAGACAAGACACATGGAGGGCTGCAGAGAagacagagcagcagccaagatggacattactgctcttgcagatgacccaagtttggttcctggcactcatgtcaagaggctcacaactgcctgtaattccaactctagggaatctgacccctctgacctccgtgggcaccaaCACTCCCGTTTGCCCATAATTACACATACAAGAAGGAAGGACACctgaagccaggcgtggtggcgcacacctctagtcaccactcaggaggccaaggcagggggGTTAAgtgtttgaggctggcctgagcgtcacagtgagactgtctcaaaaacagtgaAAAAGAATAGACATCAGAGAGCTTGTTCTCAGCTGCCCCTGGGTACACAGGAAAAGCTATGTGATGTCTCAAGACAGAGTGGGAAGGTGGCCATCTAAAGCACAGGAGGGAGACTTCGtcagaaacaggaccagctggaACTAACACTGtcttgccctctggcctccagaactcTGAGAAACAAACTTTCTGGTGTTTAAGCTCCTTACCCTATGGTATTTTGTGGGCAGGTGAGCAGGTTCATACAGTCCACCAAGCATATACAAGCCATGAGTCTGGGGCAGAGAAATGGACCTTACTGAATTGCATTCCACGTGTCTGGCAAATGTGGCACATGTTGAGCAGGTGCTGTAGGCTCAAACCTGAACTTGATCATTTGCAAGTTAAGGTGCTTAGGCTCTAACCaagctctgtttttgtttttgttttc
This window harbors:
- the Sik2 gene encoding serine/threonine-protein kinase SIK2 isoform X4 encodes the protein MVMADGPRHLQRGPVRVGFYDIEGTLGKGNFAVVKLGRHRITKTEVAIKIIDKSQLDAVNLEKIYREVQIMKMLDHPHIIKLYQVMETKSMLYLVTEYAKNGEIFDYLANHGRLNESEARRKFWQILSAVDYCHDRKIVHRDLKAENLLLDNNMNIKIADFGFGNFFKTGELLATWCGSPPYAAPEVFEGQQYEGPQLDIWSMGVVLYVLVCGALPFDGPTLPILRQRVLEGRFRIPYFMSEECEHLIRRMLVLDPSKRLSIAQIKEHKWMLIEVPVQRPILYPQEQENEPSIGEFNEQVLRLMHSLGIDQQKTIESLQNKSYNHFAAIYFLLVERLKSHRSSFPVEQRLDGRQRRPSTIAEQTVAKAANVEAFSFPTSSCQAEAAFMEEECVDTPKVNGCLLDPVPPVLVRKGCQSLPSNMMETSIDEGLETEGEAEEDPSQAFEAFQATRSGQRRHTLSEVTNQLVVMPGAGKIFSVSDNPSLDSVDSEYDMGSAQRDMNFLEDSPSLKDIMLANQPSPRMTSPFISLRPANPAMQALSSQKREVHNRSPVSFREGRRASDTSLTQGIVAFRQHLQNLARTKGILELNKVQLLYEQIGSEADPNLTSAAPQLQDLSSSCPQEEVSQQQEGVSTLSASMHPQLSPQQSLESQYLQHRLQKPNLLPKAQNTCPIYCKEPPRSLEQQLQEHRLQQKRLFLQKQSQLQAYFNQMQIAESSYPRPSQQLALPHQETPPPSQQPPPFSLSQPLSPVLEPSSEQMQFSPFLSQYREMQLQPLPSAPSPRAPHPLPSQLQQPPPPPPPPPPQQPGAAPAPLQFSYQTCELPSTTSSAPDYPAPCHYPVDGAQQGNLTGTDCQSRSSGLPETPSSYDPLALSELPGLFDCEMLEAVDPQHNGVACPISR
- the Sik2 gene encoding serine/threonine-protein kinase SIK2 isoform X2; translated protein: MVMADGPRHLQRGPVRVGFYDIEGTLGKGNFAVVKLGRHRITKTEVAIKIIDKSQLDAVNLEKIYREVQIMKMLDHPHIIKLYQVMETKSMLYLVTEYAKNGEIFDYLANHGRLNESEARRKFWQILSAVDYCHDRKIVHRDLKAENLLLDNNMNIKIADFGFGNFFKTGELLATWCGSPPYAAPEVFEGQQYEGPQLDIWSMGVVLYVLVCGALPFDGPTLPILRQRVLEGRFRIPYFMSEECEHLIRRMLVLDPSKRLSIAQIKEHKWMLIEVPVQRPILYPQEQENEPSIGEFNEQVLRLMHSLGIDQQKTIESLQNKSYNHFAAIYFLLVERLKSHRSSFPVEQRLDGRQRRPSTIAEQTVAKAQTVGLPVTLHSPNMRLMRSTLLPQAANVEAFSFPTSSCQAEAAFMEEECVDTPKVNGCLLDPVPPVLVRKGCQSLPSNMMETSIDEGLETEGEAEEDPSQAFEAFQATRSGQRRHTLSEVTNQLVVMPGAGKIFSVSDNPSLDSVDSEYDMGSAQRDMNFLEDSPSLKDIMLANQPSPRMTSPFISLRPANPAMQALSSQKREVHNRSPVSFREGRRASDTSLTQGIVAFRQHLQNLARTKGILELNKVQLLYEQIGSEADPNLTSAAPQLQDLSSSCPQEEVSQQQEGVSTLSASMHPQLSPQQSLESQYLQHRLQKPNLLPKAQNTCPIYCKEPPRSLEQQLQEHRLQQKRLFLQKQSQLQAYFNQMQIAESSYPRPSQQLALPHQETPPPSQQPPPFSLSQPLSPVLEPSSEQMQFSPFLSQYREMQLQPLPSAPSPRAPHPLPSQLQQPPPPPPPPPPQQPGAAPAPLQFSYQTCELPSTTSSAPDYPAPCHYPVDGAQQGNLTGTDCQSRSSGLPETPSSYDPLALSELPGLFDCEMLEAVDPQHNGVACPISR